Proteins found in one Borreliella valaisiana VS116 genomic segment:
- the pepF gene encoding oligoendopeptidase F, which yields MINRNEINENDKWDLSFLFANEEEYAEAINAIEIKTKEFNKYEKLELNFDLFKEILNKYYEIMEDLEKVSYYAMLKLETDVTNKDSNKIYSICVNLTTKVSNTTSFFMPKILKTDAKKIQDWINEPELEEKKIAIEKILREKNHILSEQEEEILANYTPLYSSYQNIFSALTNADMEFGEINGHPLTNSTYTLFLQNEDQKIRKEAFLKFYQKYKNNENTLANLIISDLKKNHFIAKTRKFQNTFSMQLFSNNIDKKVYTNLIETVNENLSALNDYYEFRKKVLNQENLYHYDVYVPLTKGITFKNSFEEACEKILKSLEILGNEYTEILRNGLLKERWVDKYENTGKRSGAFSAGSYNGKPYILLNYKDESIRDMFTLAHEAGHSMHSYFSIKNNPFPHYNYSIFEAEIASIINEQILAEYLLKNETDTNKIKYIKLTQIDDMISTFFRQTMFAEFEYIIHEMISKEEPIVKETLTETYMNLLKKYFGPSLKFNELSSLECLRIPHFYSPFYVYQYATGIAAALSIYKDIKENKKNAVANYIKFLKTGGSKYPLDSLNITGVDLTKKETIENTINIFKCRLEEIKKIFQ from the coding sequence GTGATAAATAGAAATGAAATCAATGAGAATGATAAATGGGATTTATCTTTTCTATTTGCAAATGAAGAAGAATATGCAGAAGCAATAAATGCTATTGAAATCAAAACCAAAGAATTTAACAAATATGAAAAATTGGAATTAAATTTTGATTTGTTTAAAGAAATTTTAAATAAATACTATGAAATTATGGAAGATTTAGAGAAAGTCTCTTACTATGCAATGCTTAAATTAGAAACAGATGTAACAAACAAGGATTCAAATAAAATATATTCTATATGCGTCAATTTAACTACAAAAGTATCTAATACTACCTCATTCTTCATGCCCAAAATACTAAAAACAGATGCAAAAAAAATTCAAGATTGGATAAATGAACCAGAGCTTGAGGAGAAAAAAATTGCAATTGAAAAAATATTAAGAGAAAAAAACCATATTTTAAGCGAACAAGAAGAAGAAATACTTGCTAACTACACCCCTCTTTACTCATCTTATCAAAATATATTTTCAGCATTAACAAATGCTGATATGGAATTCGGAGAAATTAATGGACATCCTTTAACCAATTCTACCTACACACTATTTTTACAAAACGAAGACCAAAAAATACGAAAAGAAGCTTTTTTAAAATTTTATCAAAAATACAAAAACAATGAAAATACACTTGCTAATCTTATTATTTCAGACCTTAAGAAGAATCACTTCATTGCAAAGACAAGAAAATTTCAAAATACTTTTTCAATGCAACTCTTTTCAAATAATATTGACAAAAAGGTTTATACAAATTTAATCGAAACTGTCAATGAAAATTTATCTGCGCTTAATGATTATTATGAATTTAGAAAAAAAGTTTTAAACCAAGAAAATTTATATCACTATGATGTTTATGTCCCATTAACAAAAGGAATAACATTTAAAAATTCGTTCGAAGAAGCTTGTGAAAAAATATTAAAATCTTTAGAGATATTGGGAAATGAATATACAGAAATTTTAAGAAACGGTCTTTTAAAAGAAAGATGGGTTGATAAATACGAGAATACTGGAAAAAGATCGGGAGCTTTTAGCGCTGGATCATACAATGGAAAACCTTATATACTTCTTAATTACAAAGACGAATCAATAAGAGACATGTTTACACTTGCACACGAAGCAGGACATTCAATGCACTCTTACTTTAGCATAAAAAACAACCCATTTCCACACTACAACTATTCTATTTTTGAAGCAGAAATAGCATCAATAATCAACGAACAAATATTAGCAGAATATTTACTTAAAAATGAAACCGATACTAACAAAATAAAATATATAAAACTCACACAAATTGACGATATGATTTCAACATTCTTCCGACAAACAATGTTTGCCGAATTTGAGTACATTATTCATGAAATGATTAGCAAAGAAGAACCTATAGTAAAAGAAACGCTAACAGAAACTTATATGAATTTGCTAAAAAAATACTTTGGACCTAGTCTAAAATTTAATGAATTAAGTTCGCTTGAATGCCTTAGAATTCCTCACTTTTATTCACCCTTTTATGTGTATCAATATGCTACAGGCATTGCAGCCGCGCTATCAATATACAAAGATATTAAAGAAAATAAAAAAAATGCAGTAGCAAATTATATAAAATTTTTAAAAACAGGTGGTTCTAAATATCCATTAGATTCCTTAAATATTACCGGAGTAGATTTAACAAAAAAAGAAACAATAGAAAACACTATTAATATTTTCAAATGTAGACTCGAAGAGATAAAGAAAATATTCCAATAA
- the lnt gene encoding apolipoprotein N-acyltransferase encodes MKTRYLCLAAFSGILTTLAIPNEIKETGYSILGFIAYVPLFLALNKIEDKKTLIGLTVFYFIIANCLQNFWLGFFHAFGWITLIGVLIGYIPYSLTLGYFLYYSLKSFKNKAITITMLFTFYDYLRSIGFLAYPWGLAAFTVNNFNNLIQIADIFGVFFVSFAVYFLNSGIADFLIHKNKTNLLNTIFPILLVTTSFTYGILKKTELKSLLSKEIDSLNIAAIQLNIDPWLPGNDEKGIRDSITITEQALKENPQIEFVIWSEGVLTYPFSKEDQYFKNYSLHNELKNFIKEHKIPFAIGAPSNVDKTIGIQQNSIYMIEPDLNIANIYSKIFLVPFAEKIPFYEYEFVRNFFLKNFRILGQIEGNKIEILKLKKFKFAPLICYDDAFPELSRFYKIQGANILLNFSNDSWSKTNSAEWQHFVVSKFRSIENGIKTIRATNSGITAVVNEYGESTEKLETFTKGYLLSTVKLSPTFTTIYEKIGDSFIYILIIMFAITTLRFYFIEDKNQLLSSSLVKIKV; translated from the coding sequence ATGAAAACTAGATATCTTTGCCTAGCCGCATTTTCAGGAATTCTTACAACACTTGCAATTCCAAATGAAATTAAAGAAACCGGATATTCAATCCTAGGATTTATTGCTTATGTACCGCTTTTTTTAGCCTTAAACAAAATAGAAGATAAAAAAACATTAATAGGATTAACCGTATTTTACTTCATAATAGCCAACTGCTTGCAAAATTTTTGGCTTGGATTTTTTCATGCATTTGGATGGATTACACTCATAGGAGTGTTAATAGGATACATTCCATATTCATTAACTTTAGGTTATTTTCTTTATTACTCTTTAAAAAGCTTTAAAAATAAAGCAATAACAATAACAATGCTTTTTACATTTTATGATTACTTAAGATCAATTGGATTTTTAGCATATCCCTGGGGACTTGCAGCTTTTACAGTAAACAACTTCAATAATTTAATTCAAATAGCAGACATTTTCGGTGTATTTTTTGTATCATTTGCAGTCTACTTTTTAAACTCAGGAATTGCAGATTTTTTAATCCATAAAAACAAAACAAATTTGCTAAACACAATATTTCCAATATTATTAGTAACAACATCTTTTACTTACGGAATACTTAAAAAAACAGAACTAAAAAGCTTATTATCAAAAGAAATAGATAGTCTAAACATTGCAGCTATTCAGCTTAATATTGACCCATGGTTGCCTGGAAATGACGAGAAAGGAATAAGAGATTCTATTACAATTACAGAACAAGCCTTAAAAGAAAATCCACAAATAGAATTTGTAATCTGGAGCGAAGGAGTACTAACCTACCCTTTTAGCAAAGAAGACCAGTACTTTAAAAACTATAGCTTGCATAATGAGCTGAAAAATTTTATAAAAGAACATAAAATCCCATTTGCCATTGGTGCTCCCTCAAATGTAGACAAAACTATAGGGATTCAACAAAATTCTATTTATATGATAGAGCCAGACCTTAACATTGCAAACATATACTCTAAAATATTCTTAGTCCCTTTTGCAGAAAAAATTCCGTTTTACGAATATGAATTTGTAAGAAACTTTTTTTTAAAAAATTTTAGAATCTTGGGACAGATTGAAGGTAATAAAATTGAAATATTGAAATTGAAAAAATTTAAATTTGCCCCCTTAATATGTTATGATGATGCATTTCCAGAACTTTCAAGATTTTACAAAATCCAAGGCGCTAATATATTGTTAAACTTTTCAAACGACTCTTGGTCAAAAACAAATTCAGCAGAATGGCAACACTTTGTTGTGTCTAAATTTAGAAGCATTGAAAATGGAATCAAAACCATTAGAGCTACAAACTCAGGAATTACTGCGGTCGTCAACGAATATGGAGAAAGTACTGAAAAGTTAGAAACTTTTACAAAAGGCTACTTATTATCAACAGTAAAACTGTCTCCAACATTTACAACCATTTATGAAAAAATTGGAGACTCGTTTATATATATATTAATAATAATGTTTGCAATTACAACACTAAGATTTTACTTTATAGAAGATAAAAACCAATTATTATCATCCTCTTTAGTAAAAATTAAAGTCTGA
- the rdgB gene encoding RdgB/HAM1 family non-canonical purine NTP pyrophosphatase, whose translation MKTLFFATTNENKINEVKNILNIPNLNLIVPQNFNIKETGKTFKENSLLKAKALFEILNKNQNVFGEDSGLCIEALNLEPGIYSKRYDIYKLSKKLSTNEKNQFILDLMKNEKNRNAYFICNISYISKNRQISNFEGILKGKIALSLNDNKNYGFGYDSIFLTKNNKKLSDLKLEEKNKISHRGIAFLKFKKFLLESLFNS comes from the coding sequence ATGAAAACACTATTTTTTGCAACAACAAATGAAAATAAAATAAATGAAGTAAAAAATATATTAAATATACCTAATTTAAATTTAATAGTCCCTCAAAATTTTAACATAAAAGAAACAGGAAAAACATTTAAAGAAAACTCTTTACTTAAAGCAAAAGCACTGTTTGAAATTTTAAATAAAAATCAAAATGTTTTTGGAGAAGACTCTGGATTGTGCATCGAAGCACTAAACTTGGAACCTGGGATTTACTCCAAAAGATATGACATTTATAAGCTAAGTAAAAAATTAAGCACTAATGAAAAAAATCAATTTATTTTAGACTTAATGAAAAATGAAAAAAACAGAAATGCATATTTTATATGCAACATAAGTTATATATCAAAAAATAGACAAATATCAAATTTTGAAGGAATTCTTAAGGGAAAAATTGCATTAAGCTTAAATGACAATAAAAACTATGGCTTTGGTTATGACTCAATATTTTTAACCAAAAATAATAAAAAGCTTAGCGATCTAAAACTTGAAGAAAAAAACAAAATATCCCATCGAGGAATAGCATTTCTAAAATTTAAAAAATTTTTATTAGAATCTTTATTCAATAGTTAA
- a CDS encoding YaaR family protein, whose product MKINNLIAGALNLNSKDYKKGGKKVFSDKGNVFSSVFEIESVKENKHFILLENGEFNLDLIKNMLDGINEIGERLLSEPSRQNVIFYKKVISEFLSIIISSSVCLKEQKGGRLGDPKRPKYRIIKIINDKLDKLAYSVLQNQMTQIKLLDSIEEIQGLLVNLLM is encoded by the coding sequence ATGAAAATAAATAATTTAATTGCTGGAGCATTAAATCTTAATTCAAAAGATTATAAAAAAGGTGGCAAAAAAGTATTTTCTGATAAGGGTAATGTTTTTTCTTCGGTGTTTGAGATTGAAAGTGTTAAAGAGAATAAGCATTTTATTTTGCTTGAAAATGGTGAATTTAATCTTGATTTGATTAAAAATATGTTAGATGGAATTAACGAGATTGGCGAGAGGCTTTTGAGCGAGCCTTCCAGACAAAATGTGATTTTTTACAAAAAAGTTATTTCAGAATTTTTATCCATTATTATATCATCTTCTGTTTGTTTGAAAGAACAAAAAGGGGGTCGCTTGGGAGATCCTAAGCGACCCAAGTATAGAATTATTAAGATTATTAACGACAAGTTGGACAAACTTGCTTATTCTGTTTTACAAAATCAGATGACCCAAATTAAACTGTTAGATAGCATTGAAGAGATTCAAGGCTTGCTTGTGAATTTACTAATGTGA
- the glpK gene encoding glycerol kinase GlpK: MKYILSIDQGTTSSRAIVFDKNANIKGLAQKEFTQIYPQPSWVEHDPTEIWGSQLGVVTEALANSGILPNEIDAIGITNQRETTVVWEKNTGKPIYNAIVWQDRRTAKICDQLKQEGKDKIILEKTGLVLDSYFSGTKILWILDNVEGARQKAENGELCFGTIDTWILWNLTQKKVHATDYSNASRTLLLNIKTLEWDDELLSILNIPKAILPELKESSTIYGKTDKSLFGAEIPIAGIAGDQFAATFGQACLKKGMAKNTYGTGCFLTVNIGKEPIITHEKLLTSIAWGRKKTVTYVLEGSVFIGGAVIQWLRDGLELFRKSSDAESLARSVSDNGGIYFVPAFVGLGAPHWDSYARGTIFGITRGSTKAHITRAALESIAFQSFDILNTVKKSIPNFEIQELRVDGGASQNNLLMQFQADLLECKVVRPKITETTALGAAYLAGLASGYWQSAEEIISLWQVDKIFEPSMPKNQREKLLENWNKAVERSKSWIQNSHNL, translated from the coding sequence ATGAAATATATTTTATCTATTGATCAAGGTACTACTAGCTCGAGAGCAATAGTATTTGATAAAAATGCAAACATAAAAGGGCTTGCTCAAAAAGAATTTACTCAAATTTATCCACAGCCAAGTTGGGTGGAACATGATCCTACCGAAATATGGGGATCACAACTTGGAGTTGTAACAGAAGCTTTGGCAAATTCAGGAATTTTGCCCAATGAAATTGATGCTATTGGAATAACCAATCAAAGAGAAACTACAGTTGTGTGGGAAAAAAACACAGGAAAACCCATTTATAATGCAATAGTATGGCAAGACAGAAGAACTGCAAAAATTTGCGACCAATTAAAGCAAGAGGGAAAAGATAAAATTATTTTAGAAAAAACAGGCTTGGTTCTAGATTCTTATTTTAGTGGAACAAAAATACTGTGGATCTTGGATAATGTAGAAGGTGCCAGACAAAAAGCTGAAAATGGTGAATTATGTTTTGGAACAATAGATACATGGATATTATGGAATCTGACTCAGAAAAAAGTACATGCAACCGATTATTCTAATGCTTCAAGAACATTATTATTAAACATTAAAACATTAGAATGGGATGATGAACTTTTAAGCATATTAAATATTCCAAAAGCAATTCTGCCCGAACTTAAAGAAAGTTCTACAATATATGGCAAAACAGATAAATCACTATTTGGAGCAGAAATTCCTATTGCAGGAATTGCTGGAGATCAATTTGCAGCAACATTTGGACAAGCATGCCTTAAAAAAGGTATGGCTAAAAATACATATGGAACTGGATGCTTTTTAACGGTAAATATAGGCAAAGAACCAATTATTACCCATGAAAAGCTTTTAACTTCGATTGCATGGGGAAGAAAAAAAACTGTAACTTATGTTCTTGAAGGAAGTGTTTTTATTGGTGGAGCCGTAATTCAGTGGCTAAGAGATGGTCTTGAACTTTTTAGAAAAAGCTCAGATGCAGAATCGTTGGCAAGATCTGTTTCAGATAATGGAGGAATTTATTTTGTACCAGCATTTGTTGGGCTTGGTGCACCTCATTGGGATTCTTATGCAAGAGGAACAATTTTCGGAATAACAAGAGGATCAACAAAAGCTCATATTACAAGAGCTGCCCTTGAGAGTATTGCATTTCAAAGTTTTGATATACTAAACACAGTAAAAAAATCCATTCCCAACTTTGAAATTCAAGAATTAAGAGTAGACGGGGGGGCAAGTCAAAACAATCTATTAATGCAATTTCAAGCTGATCTTTTAGAATGTAAAGTTGTAAGACCAAAAATAACAGAAACAACTGCTCTTGGGGCTGCTTATCTTGCGGGGCTTGCATCGGGTTATTGGCAAAGCGCCGAAGAAATCATAAGCCTTTGGCAAGTAGATAAGATATTTGAACCTTCAATGCCAAAAAATCAAAGAGAAAAACTTCTTGAGAACTGGAACAAAGCAGTTGAAAGATCAAAATCCTGGATACAGAATTCTCATAATCTATAA
- a CDS encoding deoxynucleoside kinase: protein MIVIEGLIGVGKTTLGNILSKELKVPFYSELNNDFTLAILGKFYKDKSRWAFPVQINFLNERFKLIKGVFRTKGGILDRSIYGDCVFAALLNCDGYISDEEYKIYIDLLDNMLEHSQRPSLLVYLDCSIDEVERRIKNRNRSFEMNIPRDYLEGLNRKYLKWYNEYSLSSKIKFSYDEIDIFNEEDKNKVISLIRDKLVL, encoded by the coding sequence GTGATTGTAATAGAAGGTTTAATTGGAGTAGGAAAAACTACTCTTGGAAATATTTTATCAAAGGAGTTGAAAGTTCCTTTTTACAGTGAACTGAATAATGATTTTACTTTGGCTATTTTAGGTAAATTTTATAAGGATAAATCCAGATGGGCATTTCCAGTTCAAATTAATTTTCTCAATGAAAGGTTTAAGTTAATAAAAGGTGTGTTTAGAACAAAAGGGGGCATACTTGACAGATCTATTTATGGTGATTGTGTGTTTGCGGCTCTTTTAAATTGCGATGGATATATTTCTGACGAGGAGTATAAAATATATATCGATCTTCTTGATAATATGCTTGAACATTCTCAGCGACCAAGTTTGCTTGTTTATCTTGATTGCAGTATTGATGAGGTTGAGCGCAGAATTAAAAATAGAAATAGAAGCTTTGAAATGAATATTCCCAGAGATTACCTTGAGGGTCTTAATAGGAAATATTTGAAGTGGTATAATGAATACAGCTTATCTTCAAAGATAAAATTTTCTTACGATGAAATAGATATTTTTAACGAAGAAGATAAGAATAAGGTCATTTCTTTAATTAGAGATAAACTTGTATTATAA
- a CDS encoding MIP/aquaporin family protein: MNYTKFQEFISEFLGTFILLALGTGSVAMTVLFPSSPEISGEIIKGGYTNIVFGWGLGVTFGIYTSARISGAHLNPAVSIGLATVGKFPVSKLLHYIVAQILGAFTGALITLVVFYPKWIEIDPGLENTQGIMATFPAIPGFLPGFIDQIFGTFLLMFLISVVGDFVKKHNDNPFIPFIVGSVVLAIGISFGGMNGYAINPARDLGPRILLLFAGFKNHGFNNLSIFIVPIIGPIIGAILGATIYEFTLKNNKD; this comes from the coding sequence ATGAATTATACAAAATTCCAAGAATTTATATCGGAATTTTTGGGAACATTTATACTATTAGCTCTAGGAACTGGATCTGTCGCAATGACAGTATTATTTCCCTCAAGTCCTGAAATATCAGGAGAAATAATAAAAGGGGGGTATACAAATATAGTATTTGGATGGGGATTGGGTGTAACATTTGGTATTTATACATCAGCAAGAATTAGTGGAGCACATCTAAACCCAGCTGTTAGCATAGGATTAGCAACTGTTGGAAAATTTCCCGTTTCAAAACTCTTACACTACATTGTAGCGCAAATATTAGGAGCATTTACAGGCGCATTAATAACACTTGTTGTATTTTATCCTAAATGGATAGAAATAGACCCTGGCCTAGAAAATACTCAAGGCATAATGGCAACTTTCCCTGCTATTCCTGGATTTTTGCCTGGATTTATTGATCAAATTTTTGGAACTTTTTTGCTAATGTTTTTAATTTCTGTTGTTGGAGATTTTGTAAAAAAACATAATGACAATCCATTTATTCCATTCATTGTGGGATCAGTGGTTTTAGCAATAGGAATAAGTTTTGGGGGAATGAACGGCTATGCTATTAATCCTGCAAGGGATCTGGGACCAAGAATTTTACTCTTATTTGCTGGATTTAAAAATCATGGCTTTAACAATCTAAGCATATTTATTGTGCCAATAATTGGTCCAATAATTGGAGCAATTTTAGGCGCTACAATTTACGAATTTACACTAAAAAATAACAAAGATTAA
- a CDS encoding glycerol-3-phosphate dehydrogenase/oxidase, which translates to MEEYLNFMNNDKETKLKDLENQEFDLIIIGGGATGLGIAVDAITRGYKVILIEKFDYAKGTSSRSSKLIHGGVRYLAQWNISLVKEALHEKAILEKNAPHLINECALITPIYNILEIPYYYFGLSYYHNLMGKEKTTKHKTKLLSKTSTIEKAPNIKTEGLKCSILYYDNSFDDARMAITLLRTFTEKGGIALNYTELKKFNKENGKLSGVIIQDKLSKEQISLKSKCIINATGIFSDEIRRLDNEKALNIIKPSQGSHLIIKKDKFPKNHAILMPKTSDNRILFAIPWYGSVVCGSTDIPIKEIEEEPKRFDEEIDFIINNLNNYLNIKIEKSDIKSVYTGIRPLIMDPKAEGNTSKISRNEKIFISDSNLITIAGGKYTTYRKMAEKTLLKAIEKNLIPSRTSITEDLKLHGYLKKEDALKIPEPFRAYGSDFEILKNMEGFDKKIHEDLDLNEAQIAFSIEFEQAKTIDDVLARRTRSLPLNPQATIAAAPRVAAIMMKKLNKSEEWKNEQIKSFSEISKKYLIEN; encoded by the coding sequence ATGGAGGAATATTTAAATTTCATGAATAATGACAAAGAAACAAAATTAAAAGATCTTGAAAATCAAGAATTTGATCTTATAATAATTGGAGGGGGCGCAACAGGTCTTGGTATCGCAGTAGACGCAATCACAAGAGGATATAAAGTAATACTTATAGAAAAATTTGATTACGCAAAAGGAACTTCCTCTAGATCAAGCAAATTAATTCATGGCGGAGTAAGATATTTAGCTCAATGGAATATTTCTTTAGTTAAAGAAGCTTTGCACGAAAAAGCCATTCTGGAAAAAAATGCACCTCATCTAATTAACGAATGCGCACTTATTACCCCTATTTATAATATTTTAGAAATACCTTATTATTATTTTGGATTAAGTTATTACCACAATCTTATGGGAAAGGAAAAAACTACCAAACACAAAACTAAATTACTATCCAAAACATCCACCATTGAAAAAGCTCCTAATATTAAAACAGAAGGCCTTAAATGCTCTATTCTATATTACGATAATTCATTCGATGATGCTAGAATGGCAATAACATTATTAAGAACTTTTACCGAAAAAGGGGGTATTGCTCTTAACTACACAGAGCTTAAAAAATTCAACAAGGAAAACGGAAAACTCTCGGGGGTTATCATACAAGATAAATTATCAAAAGAACAAATTTCATTGAAAAGCAAATGTATAATAAACGCAACGGGAATATTTTCAGACGAAATAAGAAGATTAGATAATGAAAAAGCTTTAAACATTATAAAACCTTCCCAAGGTAGCCATTTAATAATTAAAAAAGACAAATTTCCCAAAAATCATGCAATATTGATGCCTAAAACTAGTGATAATAGGATTTTATTCGCTATTCCTTGGTATGGTAGTGTTGTTTGCGGAAGCACCGACATTCCAATAAAAGAGATAGAAGAAGAACCTAAAAGATTTGATGAAGAGATTGACTTTATAATAAATAATTTAAACAACTATTTAAATATTAAAATAGAAAAATCAGATATAAAAAGTGTATATACTGGAATAAGACCATTAATAATGGATCCAAAAGCTGAAGGCAACACTTCAAAAATTTCAAGAAATGAAAAAATATTTATATCAGATTCAAATCTTATTACAATAGCGGGAGGGAAATATACTACATATAGAAAAATGGCAGAAAAAACCTTGCTCAAGGCAATAGAAAAAAATTTAATACCAAGTCGTACATCAATTACAGAAGATTTAAAGTTACACGGGTATCTTAAAAAAGAAGATGCACTAAAAATTCCTGAACCTTTTAGAGCTTATGGGAGTGACTTTGAAATTCTAAAAAATATGGAAGGTTTTGACAAAAAAATACACGAGGACTTGGATTTAAATGAAGCTCAAATAGCTTTCTCAATTGAATTTGAGCAAGCAAAAACTATTGACGATGTTTTAGCAAGAAGAACAAGGTCGTTACCTTTAAATCCTCAAGCTACAATTGCAGCTGCTCCAAGAGTTGCTGCAATAATGATGAAAAAATTAAATAAATCTGAAGAGTGGAAAAACGAACAAATAAAAAGCTTTTCGGAAATAAGTAAAAAATATTTAATTGAAAATTAA
- a CDS encoding bactofilin family protein → MLNFLTVKKERKASPVFIFDEIKTIVGVGDFFKGDLVSNNFIRLDGDFMGTISSTKRVIIGESGRVKSSIDANELVISGMVVGNIYAKSKIKIFASGCVIGNISCKSIEVEEGAIIDGYMDIGAEYLRAPERNTFFYTGSYKVNEDLLIEINKEYQEEKRSFQPLEGEDDKYFSSVMNKVDENK, encoded by the coding sequence ATGTTAAATTTTTTGACTGTAAAAAAAGAAAGAAAAGCGTCACCTGTGTTTATTTTTGATGAAATAAAAACAATAGTGGGTGTTGGTGATTTTTTTAAAGGAGACTTAGTTTCAAATAATTTTATTCGACTTGATGGCGATTTTATGGGCACTATTAGTTCTACTAAAAGAGTAATTATTGGAGAGAGTGGAAGAGTTAAGTCTAGTATTGATGCTAATGAACTTGTTATTTCCGGAATGGTTGTGGGCAATATTTATGCTAAAAGCAAGATTAAAATATTTGCATCGGGATGTGTTATTGGGAATATTTCTTGTAAGTCTATTGAAGTTGAAGAGGGCGCTATTATTGATGGGTATATGGATATTGGCGCTGAGTATCTTAGAGCCCCTGAAAGAAATACATTTTTTTATACTGGTTCTTATAAAGTTAATGAAGACCTTTTAATTGAAATTAATAAAGAATATCAAGAAGAAAAAAGATCTTTTCAACCTTTAGAAGGTGAAGACGATAAATACTTTTCAAGTGTTATGAATAAAGTAGATGAAAATAAATAA
- a CDS encoding M23 family metallopeptidase, producing the protein MKKRIKFKIILGFKGILKFFLVIYNSLFIALKVIRSFLKQNISFMIIPHVKGNVKNIKISFLTLFFFSTFFLGGFIGFVLLAVNYVTLSSIVKSTEKNYSLAESEIEDFRNTVVEINSVAKNFSKILDELKTSLKINSNGVDLNKNKLDGDLSDFIDLQILEANSIKELSDLKNIKSKIESSIPPLKSIVKVLHAQDKLLNDIPSLWPLAGGSGIITLHFGPAIEPFTRQWYIHKGIDLGGVRIGTPIVATADGEVVRASYQSAGYGNFVQLKHKYGLATLYAHMSRLNTSKGSYVKKGQIIGFMGQTGYATGPHVHYEVRVGSQVINPDMYLNLATGASK; encoded by the coding sequence ATGAAGAAAAGAATTAAATTTAAAATTATTTTAGGTTTCAAAGGAATTCTCAAGTTTTTTTTGGTTATTTATAATTCTTTGTTTATAGCCCTTAAAGTTATACGTTCTTTTTTAAAGCAAAATATTAGCTTTATGATTATTCCCCATGTTAAAGGGAATGTAAAAAATATTAAAATTTCTTTCTTGACTTTATTTTTCTTTTCTACTTTTTTTTTAGGTGGTTTTATAGGGTTTGTTTTGCTTGCTGTCAATTATGTTACTCTCTCATCAATTGTGAAATCTACAGAAAAAAATTACTCTTTAGCAGAATCTGAGATTGAAGATTTTAGAAATACAGTTGTGGAAATTAATTCTGTTGCAAAAAATTTTTCTAAAATTTTAGATGAGCTTAAAACTTCTTTAAAAATTAATTCTAATGGTGTTGATTTAAATAAGAATAAATTAGATGGAGATCTTTCTGATTTTATTGATTTGCAAATTTTAGAAGCTAATTCAATAAAAGAGCTTAGCGATCTTAAAAATATTAAAAGTAAAATAGAAAGTTCAATTCCCCCTCTTAAAAGCATAGTTAAGGTTTTGCATGCTCAGGATAAGCTTTTAAATGATATTCCTTCTCTATGGCCTCTTGCAGGTGGATCTGGAATTATTACTTTGCATTTTGGTCCTGCTATTGAACCTTTTACTAGGCAGTGGTACATTCACAAAGGTATAGATCTTGGGGGGGTTAGAATTGGAACTCCTATTGTTGCAACTGCTGATGGGGAGGTTGTTAGGGCAAGTTATCAATCAGCAGGCTATGGTAATTTTGTTCAACTTAAGCATAAGTATGGGCTTGCTACTCTTTATGCACATATGTCTCGCCTTAATACTTCTAAAGGGTCTTATGTTAAAAAGGGGCAAATAATTGGATTTATGGGACAGACAGGCTATGCAACAGGTCCGCATGTTCATTATGAGGTTCGTGTAGGTTCTCAAGTTATTAATCCCGATATGTATTTAAATTTAGCAACAGGAGCTTCAAAATAG